A region from the Ptychodera flava strain L36383 chromosome 12, AS_Pfla_20210202, whole genome shotgun sequence genome encodes:
- the LOC139144672 gene encoding tetratricopeptide repeat protein 22-like, whose protein sequence is MASQLRKTIQSSPDDCGHFRLPLLLLSKDVDKRSLNARYDSLTKQLENETGFFRHGLSNMLGLLEFQKGEMVKACQTFKEILEKDFINLNALSNLTTVYERMDRTRKAEEYRDKLSEVLKDQGRLSGEERQAALLRCVAEQAYSLAFDCYDEKTRMPPKCEEAISLYELVLKESENVTAVDTETFKWKMCIAIIRYNRLVKHCLWDNSGEKDDEVINESIALLHLLKDILNNCTDGFYQSQCWCYIGMLLMKGKHLIDTTSHPKNQETLRQLDLVNCYEQPLLCFQAAETCYDGGWKELVKFAKLLIKDKQYEYALQVIEKSLAKNSDKSNWHAYEQRANIYKKMYDVQSHKLQKQDGVPDKTLLRKAEADLELCLEVMDYSPLTLLEMVRVQIRLCQNQKRWFDYEVEDMHALDKAFEILAKIKNTEGTHEYAYKFYLEVHGDCLMYAKEYSDASAKYEEAIILNRGGRFVNFSALLNALFRLLRQHRQSGTACTDDLEAIVIKFQKYQGLYKKEQILRTIRNLSRTFREEFRDVDRYSLGKTGMKLQEIIESSNTR, encoded by the coding sequence ATGGCAAGCCAACTGAGAAAAACAATTCAATCGTCTCCAGATGACTGTGGACATTTTCGTCTGCCATTGCTGCTACTCAGCAAAGATGTTGACAAACGATCGCTGAATGCTCGTTATGACAGCCTTACCAAACAACTTGAGAATGAAACTGGATTTTTCCGCCATGGCTTGTCGAACATGCTGGGCTTGCTAGAATTTCAAAAAGGAGAAATGGTGAAGGCTTGCCAAACATTCAAAGAAATCTTAGAGAAAGATTTTATCAACTTGAATGCTCTGTCTAATTTGACAACGGTCTATGAACGCATGGACAGAACGAGAAAAGCTGAGGAGTATAGAGACAAACTGTCTGAAGTACTTAAGGATCAAGGAAGATTATCAGGAGAAGAGAGACAAGCTGCACTTCTTAGATGCGTTGCAGAACAAGCATATTCCCTAGCTTTCGACTGTTACGATGAGAAGACAAGAATGCCACCAAAATGTGAGGAGGCCATATCTCTGTATGAACTTGTTCTAAAAGAGTCCGAAAATGTAACAGCAGTAGATACTGAGACGTTTAAATGGAAGATGTGTATAGCAATCATTCGATACAACAGACTTGTAAAACACTGCTTGTGGGATAACAGCGGAGAGAAAGACGACGAAGTCATCAACGAAAGTATCGCTCTGTTACATCTTCTGAAAGATATTCTTAATAACTGTACTGATGGATTTTACCAATCCCAATGCTGGTGCTACATTGGTATGTTGTTGATGAAAGGGAAACACTTGATTGACACAACATCACATCCTAAAAACCAGGAAACACTGCGGCAACTGGATCTTGTCAACTGTTATGAACAACCTTTACTTTGTTTCCAAGCTGCTGAGACTTGTTATGATGGAGGTTGGAAGGAACTAgtcaagtttgcaaaattacTGATCAAAGATAAGCAATATGAGTATGCATTACAGGTGATTGAGAAGTCGCTTGCAAAGAACTCTGACAAGTCTAACTGGCACGCTTATGAACAAAGGGCAAATATATACAAGAAAATGTATGATGTACAGTCTCACAAACTACAAAAGCAAGATGGAGTACCGGACAAGACACTTCTTAGGAAAGCAGAGGCAGATTTGGAATTGTGTTTAGAGGTGATGGATTACAGCCCACTGACTTTGTTAGAAATGGTCAGAGTACAAATTCGTTTGTGTCAAAATCAAAAACGATGGTTTGATTATGAAGTTGAGGATATGCACGCTTTAGATAAGGCATTcgaaatattagcaaagataaAGAATACGGAAGGTACTCATGAATATGCTTATAAATTTTACCTGGAGGTACATGGTGACTGTTTAATGTACGCCAAAGAATATTCCGATGCATCTGCCAAGTATGAAGAAGCTATTATACTAAATCGTGGAGGACGCTTCGTCAATTTCTCGGCTTTACTGAATGCCCTCTTTCGTCTACTACGGCAACATCGACAGTCGGGTACTGCGTGTACTGATGATTTGGAagcaattgtaataaaattccAGAAATATCAGGGTTTGTATAAAAAGGAGCAGATACTGAGAACGATTAGGAATCTTTCACGTACATTCCGCGAAGAATTCCGAGATGTTGATAGATATTCACTCGGAAAGACTGGTATGAAACTTCAAGAGATTATCGAAAGTTCAAACACTCGTTAA
- the LOC139144673 gene encoding tetratricopeptide repeat protein 22-like, protein MLGLLEFQKGETVKACQTFKEILEKDPTNLNALSNLTTVYERMNRKRKAKDYKDQLAEVFEDQGRLSGEERQAVLLRCFAEQAHSLAFDCFDEKTGMPPKYGEAIAWYEIALKESQNVGELEAERFKWKMCMSYIRYNKLTRLWLWNKSRGEDNEATNEMVTLLQSLKDNLDNCGDVIYQSRCWCYIGMLLMKGKYLMDARLHPENQEILRQLDLVDCYEKPLLCFQAAETCYDGGWKELVKFAKLLIKDGQYSDALQVIEKSLSKNPDKSNWHAYEQRANIYTKMYDEQSRRLAKQDGEPDKTLLRKAVKDLELCLDLMAHSPIILLDMVKIQLRLCQNQKRWFDYDVEDMDALEKAFEILTKIKNVDDMAEHVTAQYLKLSGDCLMYAKEYSNAAAKYEDAVKLTRGQYHSNFSALLNALFRRLRQQRRASIRQSDNLAAIVIKIQKYHGFYEKEHMQKTFKNLSRTFREEFRDVDRYALRTTGMRLQEIIESSHTHDTDS, encoded by the coding sequence ATGCTGGGCTTGCTAGAATTCCAAAAAGGAGAAACGGTGAAAGCTTGCCAAACATTCAAAGAAATCTTAGAGAAAGATCCTACCAACTTGAATGCCTTGTCTAATTTGACAACGGTCTACGAACGCATGAACAGAAAGCGGAAAGCTAAGGACTACAAAGATCAACTAGCTGAAGTATTTGAAGATCAAGGAAGATTATCAGGAGAAGAAAGACAAGCTGTTTTACTCAGGTGTTTTGCTGAACAAGCACATTCCCTAGCTTTTGATTGTTTCGACGAGAAGACGGGAATGCCGCCAAAATATGGGGAAGCCATAGCTTGGTATGAAATTGCTCTAAAGGAGTCCCAAAATGTGGGAGAACTAGAGGCGGAAAGGTTTAAATGGAAGATGTGTATGTCTTATATTCGATACAACAAGCTGACAAGACTTTGGCTTTGGAATAAAAGTCGAGGGGAAGACAACGAAGCCACAAACGAAATGGTAACTCTATTACAGAGTCTTAAAGATAACCTAGATAATTGTGGCGATGTAATTTACCAATCTCGATGCTGGTGTTACATTGGTATGTTGTTGATGAAGGGGAAGTACTTGATGGATGCAAGACTACATCCTGAAAACCAGGAAATACTGCGGCAGCTGGATCTTGTCGACTGTTATGAAAAACCTTTACTTTGTTTTCAAGCAGCGGAGACGTGTTACGATGGAGGCTGGAAGGAACTGGTCAAGTTTGCAAAGTTACTTATAAAAGATGGGCAGTATAGCGATGCATTGCAGGTGATAGAGAAATCGCTTTCAAAGAATCCTGACAAGTCGAATTGGCATGCCTACGAACAGAGGGCAAACATCTACACGAAAATGTATGACGAACAGTCACGGCGCCTGGCGAAGCAAGATGGTGAACCAGACAAGACACTGCTTAGGAAAGCAGTAAAAGATTTGGAATTATGTTTAGACTTGATGGCTCACAGCCCGATTATTTTGTTGGACATGGTCAAAATACAATTACGTTTGTGTCAAAATCAAAAACGATGGTTTGATTATGACGTGGAGGATATGGATGCCTTAGAGAAGGCatttgaaatattgacaaagATAAAGAACGTGGATGACATGGCAGAACATGTAACTGCACAGTATCTAAAACTAAGTGGCGATTGCTTAATGTACGCCAAGGAATATTCCAATGCAGCTGCCAAGTATGAAGATGCTGTTAAGTTAACGCGTGGACAGTACCATAGCAATTTCTCAGCTCTGCTGAATGCCCTTTTCCGTCGACTTCGGCAACAGCGACGGGCCAGTATTCGACAAAGTGACAATTTGGCAGCCATTGTGataaaaattcagaaatatcaCGGTTTTTATGAAAAGGAACACATGCAGAAAACGTTCAAGAATCTTTCACGTACATTCCGCGAAGAATTCCGTGATGTTGATAGATATGCACTCAGAACAACTGGTATGAGACTTCAAGAGATTATCGAAAGTTCACATACTCATGACACAGATTCCTAA